In Erigeron canadensis isolate Cc75 chromosome 7, C_canadensis_v1, whole genome shotgun sequence, one DNA window encodes the following:
- the LOC122607697 gene encoding uncharacterized protein LOC122607697, translated as MASTTEQPPPKKRRPSQTPPPPSPPPTPPPPPPGTQTPTNTPTPQALKLTPDEIAQKRRNQEEIRNFYESFKQLKYCVSRKKDFNHVLPELEQAYLSLITASRGCASVQRLVALFVPKYASHCPTALEAAAKVCINIHNWSMTIVNKGEDDAENFAFGTAKICIFGLATICEAASLQTPSSSVIQGICSEVFLNVMNFFISSLEGQEIFQVVNKDVVNIYDCPNTFNELKEKYSVEDEAPSVKLSKCRALCLLWIFFRCPKSTLEACVELCSSNSPDAGSNVGQHFLNQVTARLGTCEGQVSIDNSLSEDVSHWSKSCLLDLVLNKDPSLRQWIFLTVRSVSKSASPNVMSAISAAFNRIFSSFTEQVRALDKQVDNNMNDSSTSKIQRQFSVPRTPSDAVDQLNVLQLERDIRSNTSPNNSGGPQSMELDSVDHRDLSRASSSTPNIIRASSSTPNKESHASRLGNGLPALNVSIGGVKSNFESPKHHFPFWHSDGDRAAMDVFSASRHLWVGSLGPEASEHLVRYQFERFGPINKFLYLSIKGFAVIEYKHIMDSIKAREVMRGHSPWGACLIIKFLDTGLGTRGDINGVAVGTCCDVYVGNIRSQSDKDEILYESRQVIFKGPLAVSDLVSEGAVLMEFGNPEEAATVMAHLRQRRKEKRDFFQSPGVGHLHVDSRNNNLGNCIASSPLAQTVVGYSQYGNPNPMELSSPRVNIVNQGATMQSGYPFQAGGHIASGAPEQNWTYSNPESVLYSTPMHGHNYASSQPIQPFPYMRPMYYPPNSSWDAHGMDHHMPLNPHNHAVAPPFLPASVTPLAQIQANPMPNHDPMFYVPPQPHIAPPVPPQLNMPLPLPSHPGLPPPSFHPELPPPLPPSPPPSMLESQPPPPPPPLESSIVGGGGQWQGTLSKSGVHYSTIHARRLQSEACNYMDNNISEPAEWPAKLDITKRTDFKHVMSTFSGTPSHKKEVCQLLPTSPGDHKGFQDFISYLKQRECAGVIKIPATKTTWARLLFILPYSNETCSLLSVAPDTVDCLIGLVLPKETNFEWV; from the exons GCTGTGCTAGTGTTCAACGTCTTGTAGCACTGTTTGTCCCGAAATACGCTTCACATTGTCCAACAGCTCTTGAAGCAGCAGCAAAAGTTTGTATCAATATACATAACTGGAGCATGACAATTGTCAACAAAGGCGAAGATGATGCTGAAAATTTTGCATTTGGAACTGCTAAAATCTGTATATTTGGTCTAGCTACTATCTGTGAGGCTGCTTCATTACAAACACCATCATCGTCTGTTATCCAAGGCATATGTTCGGAGGTATTTTTGAACGTAATGAACTTCTTCATATCTTCCTTGGAGGGACAAGAAATCTTCCAGGTTGTAAATAAGGATGTTGTGAACATATATGATTGCCCAAACACCTTCAATGAGCTCAAAGAGAAGTATTCTGTTGAGGACGAAGCCCCATCTgtaaaattatcaaaatgtcGTGCATTATGTCTTCTCTGGATTTTCTTTAGGTGCCCTAAAAGTACACTTGAAGCTTGCGTTGAACTCTGCAGTTCCAATTCACCAGATGCTGGGTCTAATGTAGGACAGCATTTTCTTAATCAGGTGACAGCTAGACTTGGTACCTGTGAGGGGCAAGTTTCAATAGACAACTCTCTTTCTGAAGATGTGTCTCACTGGTCTAAAAGCTGCTTATTGGATCTG GTTCTTAATAAAGACCCATCTCTGAGACAGTGGATATTCTTGACTGTTAGAAGTGTTAGTAAATCAGCGTCACCTAACGTTATGTCTGCTATCTCTGCTGCTTTCAACAGAATATTTAGTTCATTCACAGAACAGGTCAGGGCACTGGACAAGCAAGTTGACAACAACATGAATGATTCCAGTACCTCAAAAATACAAAGGCAGTTTTCAGTTCCTAGAACCCCCAGTGATGCTGTTGACCAACTCAATGTTCTGCAGTTGGAACGAGACATCCGTTCCAACACAAGTCCTAATAACAGCGGAGGCCCACAATCTATGGAATTGGATTCTGTCGATCACAGAGACTTATCTCGTGCCAGCTCATCAACGCCCAATATAATTCGTGCCAGCTCATCAACTCCCAACAAGGAGAGCCATGCTTCAAGATTGGGAAATGGTTTACCTGCCTTGAACGTCTCTATTGGAGGCgttaaaagtaattttgaatcaCCTAAGCATCACTTTCCATTTTGGCACTCCGATGGGGATCGAGCTGCCATGGATGTTTTTTCAGCTTCAAGACATCTTTGGGTGGGCTCATTGGGTCCCGAGGCATCTGAGCATCTTGTAAGGTACCAATTCGAACGATTTGGTCCTATCAATAAGTTTTTGTACCTTTCTATCAAAGGGTTTGCGGTAATCGAGTACAAGCATATTATGGACTCAATAAAGGCCAGAGAAGTTATGAGGGGGCATTCTCCATGGGGTGCTTGTCTCATCATAAAATTCTTAGATACAGGGCTAGGCACACGAGGTGATATAAACGGTGTAGCTGTGGGCACGTGTTGCGATGTGTATGTTGGAAATATTCGTAGCCAATCAGATAAGGATGAGATACTGTATGAATCAAGACAAGTTATTTTTAAGGGCCCACTTGCAGTTAGTGATCTTGTCAGTGAAGGTGCGGTATTGATGGAATTTGGAAATCCTGAAGAAGCTGCTACAGTAATGGCACATCTTAGACAGCGTCGCAAGGAAAAAAGAGATTTTTTCCAGTCGCCAGGTGTTGGTCATTTGCATGTTGACTCAAGAAACAACAATCTTGGAAATTGTATTGCTAGTTCACCTCTTGCACAAACCGTGGTTGGATACAG CCAATATGGAAATCCTAACCCCATGGAGCTGTCTTCTCCAAGAGTTAATATTGTTAATCAAGGAGCAACAATGCAAAGTGGATATCCATTCCAAGCAG GTGGTCATATAGCATCGGGGGCTCCTGAACAGAATTGGACTTACAGCAATCCAGAAAGTGTACTATATTCCACACCAATGCATGGGCATAATTATGCATCATCACAGCCAATTCAACCATTTCCTTACATGAGACCTATGTATTATCCTCCAAATAGTTCATGGGATGCTCATGGAATGGATCATCATATGCCTTTAAATCCTCATAATCATGCGGTAGCGCCTCCTTTCTTACCTGCTTCAGTGACCCCACTTGCTCAGATACAAGCGAATCCAATGCCAAATCATGATCCGATGTTTTATGTGCCACCTCAGCCTCACATCGCACCTCCAGTACCACCTCAGCTAAATATGCCGCTTCCATTACCTTCTCATCCAGGCTTGCCACCTCCATCTTTTCATCCCGAATTGCCTCCACCATTGCCGCCCTCTCCTCCTCCTTCTATGCTTGAGTCTCAGCCAcctcctccaccaccacctttGGAATCTTCAATTGTGGGAGGTGGGGGACAATGGCAGGGCACTTTAAGTAAAAGTGGGGTTCACTATTCCACAATACATGCACGTAGACTGCAATCAGAGGCCTGCAACTATATGGATAATAATATCTCAGAGCCTGCAGA ATGGCCTGCGAAATTGGATATAACAAAGAGGACtgattttaaacatgtgatGTCTACATTTTCTGGCACTCCATCACATAAA AAGGAGGTCTGTCAGCTGCTCCCTACTTCTCCGGGCGACCATAAAGGC TTTCAAGATTTTATATCCTACTTAAAGCAGAGAGAGTGTGCCGGAGTGATAAAGATTCCAGCCACAAAAACGACATGGGCAAGACTTTTGTTCATTCTCCCCTACTCCAATGAAACATGTTCACTTCTTTCCGTAGCTCCTGATACTGTAGACTGTTTGATTGGACTTGTTTTACCTAAAGAAACAAATTTTGAATGGGTATGA